In Hevea brasiliensis isolate MT/VB/25A 57/8 chromosome 13, ASM3005281v1, whole genome shotgun sequence, a single genomic region encodes these proteins:
- the LOC110661987 gene encoding G-type lectin S-receptor-like serine/threonine-protein kinase LECRK3, translating to MAFALVPLSFSLLFLLPSFALAQNGGNLTVGASLTASDQNSSWLSPSGDFAFGFRQLNNSVDLFLLAIWYDNIPEKTIVWYANGDDPAPKNSKVELTDGGLVLTNPRGAELWRSVTTGAVTSGAMTDAGNFVLQDGPSVAWESFKNPTDTILPSQTLDRQGVLSSRYSDANFSRGRFQLKLQEDGNLVLATVNLPSTHTNEPYYESGTEGDSNSSSPGYQLIFNSSGYLYILRENRQKFTLSVEPPTGNFYHRATLNFDGVFTHYYRPKTSTGNERWTPILTEPSNICQNSRVTAGSGVCGFNSVCTLVQDQRPTCECPSGYSLFDPNDQYGGCKANFTQRCEESEMGPVEDLYGFEVLLNTDWPTSDYALLQPFTEDGCRQSCLQDCMCAVAIFRSGNMCWKKKLPLSNGRVDPNLDGKALIKVRRGDVPRIRPEILEKEKKNRDDRVVVGAVLLGCSMFANLLLVSAICLGCFLIRQKKLKRIPQQDSFVETNLRCFGFKELEEATDGFKEELGRGAFGIVYKGVINVGCSIPVAVKRLDTLTRDAMKEFRTELNVIGQTHHKNLVRLLGFCDDGEHRLLVYEFLSNGTLSTFLFGDKKPGWNKRIQIAFGIARGLLYLHEECNTQVIHCDIKPQNILLDDCYNARICDFGLAKLLSLDQSYTLTAIRGTKGYVAPDWFRNLPITVKVDVYSFGVLLLEIICCRRSVEMDIEGTNTENAILTDWAYDCYCEGSLDTLVGQDTDALDDRENLQRFVMVAIWCVQEDPSLRPVMKQVIQMLEGVVEIPIPPCPCPFSVTT from the coding sequence ATGGCTTTTGCTCTTGTTCCTCTTTCCTTTTCCTTACTCTTTCTGCTGCCAAGTTTTGCTCTTGCTCAAAACGGAGGTAATCTAACTGTGGGTGCTTCTCTCACTGCATCTGATCAAAACTCCTCATGGCTTTCACCTTCTGGTGACTTTGCCTTTGGTTTTCGTCAACTAAACAACAGCGTCGATCTCTTCTTGCTTGCTATTTGGTATGACAACATACCAGAAAAAACCATTGTTTGGTATGCTAATGGAGATGACCCTGCACCCAAGAATTCAAAAGTCGAGCTAACCGATGGCGGGCTAGTCCTTACTAACCCACGAGGCGCGGAGCTATGGAGATCTGTGACAACTGGCGCTGTTACTTCTGGTGCCATGACGGATGCTGGCAATTTTGTACTTCAAGATGGTCCTTCTGTCGCTTGGGAAAGCTTCAAGAATCCTACTGATACAATATTGCCTTCACAAACCTTGGACAGGCAAGGGGTGCTTTCTTCTCGATATTCAGATGCCAATTTTTCCAGGGGAAGGTTTCAGCTGAAACTTCAAGAAGATGGTAATCTTGTCCTTGCTACAGTAAACTTGCCCTCTACTCATACTAATGAACCTTATTATGAAAGCGGCACTGAAGGCGATTCAAATTCCTCGAGTCCTGGTTACCAATTGATCTTCAATTCATCAGGATACTTGTATATATTGAGAGAAAATCGCCAAAAATTCACTCTCAGTGTGGAACCTCCAACTGGAAACTTCTATCACAGAGCAACTCTCAATTTTGATGGAGTTTTTACTCATTATTATCGCCCAAAAACATCAACTGGCAACGAAAGGTGGACTCCTATTTTGACTGAACCGAGTAATATTTGCCAAAACAGTAGGGTAACCGCTGGTAGTGGCGTCTGTGGGTTCAATAGTGTCTGCACACTGGTCCAAGATCAGAGACCGACCTGTGAATGCCCGAGCGGATATTCTTTATTTGATCCAAATGATCAGTATGGCGGTTGCAAAGCAAACTTCAcacagagatgtgaagaaagtgaGATGGGTCCGGTGGAAGATTTATATGGTTTTGAAGTGCTTCTAAATACTGATTGGCCAACGTCGGATTATGCCCTCTTGCAGCCTTTTACTGAAGATGGCTGTAGGCAATCCTGTTTACAGGATTGTATGTGCGCTGTTGCTATTTTCAGATCAGGCAATATGTGTTGGAAGAAGAAGCTGCCACTCTCAAATGGAAGGGTGGATCCCAATCTTGACGGAAAGGCACTTATCAAAGTTAGGAGAGGTGATGTCCCGAGAATTAGACCAGAAATCttggagaaagaaaagaaaaacagagACGATCGGGTAGTAGTTGGAGCCGTACTTTTGGGTTGCTCCATGTTCGCTAACTTGTTATTGGTTAGTGCAATTTGTTTGGGTTGTTTCCTCATCCGTCAAAAGAAACTCAAAAGAATTCCGCAGCAGGATAGTTTTGTAGAAACAAATTTGCGGTGTTTTGGTTTCAAAGAGCTCGAAGAAGCTACAGATGGATTTAAGGAAGAGCTGGGGAGAGGAGCTTTTGGCATCGTATACAAAGGAGTAATAAATGTGGGGTGTAGCATCCCTGTTGCAGTAAAGAGGTTAGACACTTTGACAAGAGATGCTATGAAGGAATTCAGAACTGAGTTAAATGTGATCGGTCAGACCCATCATAAAAATCTGGTTCGACTGCTGGGGTTTTGTGATGATGGAGAGCATCGATTACTAGTATACGAGTTCCTGAGCAATGGAACTTTATCGACCTTTCTTTTTGGCGACAAGAAACCCGGTTGGAACAAAAGAATCCAAATTGCTTTTGGAATTGCTAGAGGGCTACTATACTTGCATGAAGAATGTAACACTCAGGTTATCCACTGTGATATAAAGCCCCAGAATATACTTCTGGACGACTGTTACAATGCAAGGATTTGTGACTTCGGATTGGCAAAGCTTTTGTCGTTGGATCAGAGCTATACCCTTACTGCCATTAGAGGAACAAAAGGGTACGTTGCACCGGATTGGTTTAGGAACTTGCCCATCACAGTGAAAGTGGATGTGTACAGCTTCGGAGTCCTGCTGCTAGAGATCATTTGTTGCAGAAGAAGTGTGGAAATGGATATCGAAGGAACCAATACAGAGAATGCAATTTTAACTGACTGGGCTTATGACTGTTATTGTGAAGGGAGTTTAGATACTCTGGTTGGACAAGACACCGACGCCTTGGATGACAGAGAGAATCTACAGAGGTTTGTGATGGTTGCCATCTGGTGCGTTCAAGAAGATCCATCTCTGCGACCGGTGATGAAGCAAGTTATACAAATGCTTGAAGGAGTTGTTGAAATTCCCATTCCACCATGTCCGTGCCCATTTAGCGTAACAACTTGA
- the LOC110633178 gene encoding G-type lectin S-receptor-like serine/threonine-protein kinase LECRK3, which translates to MALSLVPCPLCFFLFVLLPFFTNAQTYSNISLGLSLTAQNDNSQWVSPSGDFAFGFQQIDNDGYLLAIWFNKVPDRTIVWSANRNNLVQSGSKVQLTTDGQLLLNDQSGTQIWNANSVAAGVSYAAMLDTGNFVLANEDSDILWESFDQPTDTILPTQTMDQGGELVARYSETNFSHGRFKFTLQSDGNLLLYTRRYPLDTSNVAYWSTITSIGSGYRVTFNQSGYVSLIARNGSLLNYVFSVAVSTQNFYQRATIDHDGVFRLYVYPKNVTSSGGKWPMAWTTSSFIPSNICIRIMGETGSGACGFNSYCRLGDDQRPKCHCPPGYTFSDPKDVSKGCRQNFVAQNCDTASQETDLFEFREMFNADWPLIDFESFKSVNEDWCRQACLSDCYCAVAIFRDGNCWKKQIPLANGRSDSSTGGKALIKIRKDNSTSVASSGSKKKDQSTLIITGSVFLGISIFLNGLLLVANLMFSHRSSQQKSKTVHPHSHQGNLAMNPRSFTYNELEVATRVFKEELGSGAFGTVYKGVLGSENTEFVAVKKLGKVVTVTEGEKEFESELSSIGRTNHKNLVKLLGFCNEKQNRLLVYEYMSNGCLANFLFGDSRLEWFRRTQIAFGVARGLSYLHEECSTQIIHCDVKPQNILLDETLTARISDFGLAKLLKTDQSRTFTAIRGTKGYVAPEWFKSMPITAKVDVYSFGILLLELICCRRNFEMDLKEENVMILADWAYDCYKEGKVHLLVEDDEEAMSDMKRVEKFVMVAIWCIQEDPSLRPAMKKVVLMLEGAVHVPIPPDPASFISIS; encoded by the coding sequence ATGGCTCTCTCACTAGTACCATGTCCTCTTTGCTTCTTTCTTTTTGTGCTACTGCCATTTTTTACTAATGCACAAACTTACAGCAACATATCTTTAGGCTTATCCCTCACTGCACAGAATGATAATTCTCAATGGGTATCTCCATCTGGTGATTTTGCTTTTGGATTCCAACAAATTGACAATGATGGCTACTTACTAGCTATATGGTTCAACAAGGTACCTGACAGAACCATAGTCTGGTCAGCTAACAGAAATAATCTAGTCCAAAGTGGATCCAAAGTTCAACTTACCACAGATGGTCAGTTGCTCCTCAATGATCAATCAGGCACACAAATATGGAATGCCAATTCAGTTGCTGCTGGGGTTTCCTATGCAGCCATGCTTGACACTGGAAACTTCGTACTAGCTAACGAAGATTCTGATATCCTTTGGGAAAGTTTTGATCAACCAACTGACACGATATTACCCACACAAACTATGGATCAAGGAGGTGAGCTTGTTGCTCGTTACTCAGAAACAAATTTTTCCCATGGAAGATTCAAGTTTACGCTACAGTCTGATGGGAATCTCCTCCTGTACACCAGAAGATATCCATTGGATACTTCCAATGTCGCTTATTGGTCTACAATAACATCCATAGGCAGTGGCTATAGGGTGACCTTCAACCAGTCTGGCTATGTTTCCCTCATTGCAAGAAATGGAAGCTTACTTAATTATGTATTTTCTGTTGCAGTATCAACGCAGAATTTCTACCAAAGGGCAACCATTGACCACGACGGGGTTTTTAGGCTCTATGTCTACCCGAAGAATGTCACTTCAAGTGGTGGAAAGTGGCCAATGGCTTGGACAACTTCGTCCTTTATACCTTCAAATATCTGCATCAGAATTATGGGGGAGACAGGCAGTGGAGCTTGTGGTTTCAATAGCTACTGTAGATTGGGAGACGATCAAAGACCAAAATGTCATTGTCCGCCCGGTTACACTTTCTCGGATCCAAAGGATGTGAGCAAGGGATGCCGACAGAACTTTGTTGCACAGAATTGTGATACAGCATCGCAGGAAACAGATCTTTTTGAGTTCAGGGAGATGTTTAATGCAGATTGGCCGCTGATTGATTTTGAATCTTTTAAATCTGTGAATGAGGATTGGTGCAGACAAGCTTGCTTGAGTGATTGTTACTGCGCTGTTGCCATCTTTAGAGATGGAAATTGTTGGAAGAAGCAAATCCCTCTCGCAAACGGCAGATCTGATTCTAGTACTGGAGGCAAGGCCCTGATAAAAATAAGGAAAGATAATTCCACTTCAGTGGCATCTTCAGGGTCAAAGAAGAAAGATCAATCAACTTTGATAATCACTGGATCAGTATTTTTAGGTATCTCCATCTTCTTGAATGGTCTCTTACTGGTAGCAAACTTAATGTTTTCTCATCGCTCAAGTCAACAAAAATCAAAAACTGTTCACCCACACTCACACCAAGGCAATCTAGCCATGAATCCACGAAGTTTCACTTATAATGAGCTGGAAGTAGCTACACGAGTGTTTAAGGAAGAACTGGGTAGTGGTGCTTTTGGAACTGTATACAAAGGGGTTTTGGGATCTGAAAATACAGAGTTTGTTGCAGTCAAGAAGCTAGGAAAGGTGGTGACAGTCACAGAAGGTGAGAAGGAATTTGAATCAGAATTGAGTAGTATCGGTAGAACAAATCACAAGAATCTTGTCAAACTTCTAGGATTCTGTAATGAGAAGCAAAATCGCCTACTGGTTTATGAATACATGAGCAATGGTTGTTTGGCAAATTTCCTGTTTGGAGATTCAAGGCTTGAGTGGTTCAGAAGAACGCAAATTGCTTTTGGAGTAGCAAGAGGGCTCTCTTATCTCCATGAAGAATGCAGCACCCAGATCATACATTGTGATGTCAAACCACAAAATATTCTTTTAGATGAAACTCTCACAGCAAGAATTTCCGACTTTGGACTAGCCAAGCTTTTGAAGACAGATCAGTCCCGCACTTTTACTGCAATCAGGGGAACGAAAGGATATGTGGCCCCTGAATGGTTCAAGAGCATGCCTATTACAGCCAAAGTAGATGTGTACAGCTTTGGCATTTTGCTGCTAGAGCTCATTTGTTGTAGAAGGAACTTTGAGATGGATTTGAAGGAAGAAAATGTGATGATACTTGCAGATTGGGCATATGATTGCTATAAAGAAGGGAAAGTGCATCTGTTAGTGGAAGATGATGAGGAGGCAATGAGTGACATGAAGAGGGTAGAAAAGTTTGTGATGGTCGCAATCTGGTGCATTCAGGAGGATCCATCCCTAAGACCTGCAATGAAGAAAGTCGTTCTTATGCTAGAAGGAGCTGTTCATGTCCCTATTCCTCCAGACCCAGCATCATTTATTAGTATTTCGTAA